The stretch of DNA TCCGGACCATGATCTTGCCCGCCGACACATCCTGTGAGGGAAGATAGCGGATATCCCAGTTGGAATACTCGGTAAACGCCGTGGTGTAGGTCCTGACCAAGAGCGTTTTGAACTCCTTCTTGAACCGCTCTCTCTGATCCGGCGTGGCGGTCTTCCAGTATTTGCCGAGGACCAGAATGGAAACCCGCTCGAAATCCACATGCGGATCGATGATGCGCTCGACCAGTTCGGTCGCCTTGCGGAAGTCCTCCTTGTACTCGGGCTTCTGCAGCGAACTCTGGAGTTGGTTCGACGTCTGCTGGATCACTTGCTGCGGAGGCGAGAGTTGCTCGGCATAGGCCGATGCCGCAGACGCCCCGCACAGCAATAGCACGAATTGCAAGCAACTCGCGTAACGCAATACGGCCTTGGCATTCATGAAAGACTCCTGAGGGAATGAGGGAAAACGGGGGTAAAAAGCACGCGGTATCATAGCGTGCGGGCCTTCAGTACACTATACCATTCGATTCGGAAACCACCCACTCCATGGACATGCTCGACACCCGCCCCGGACCATTCCCGTCCATCCGCCCACGCCGCATGCGCAAGGATGATTTCAGCCGCCGCCTGATGCGGGAAAACCGGCTGACGGTGGACGACCTGATTTATCCCCTGTTCGTCACGGAAGGCACCAAGGTCCGCGAACCGGTCGCCTCCATGCCCGGCGTCGAACGCCTTAGCGTCGACCTGCTGCTGGAGGAAGCCGCCGCGGCGCTCGAGCTCGGCATTCCGGCCGTCGCTCTGTTCCCGGTGATCGCTCCGGACAAGAAGGACCAGGAAGCCAGCGAAGCCTGGAACCCGGAAGGCTTGGCCCAGCGCGCCGTCAGGGTCCTGAAGGCGCGGCTGCCCGAACTCGGCGTCATCACCGACGTCGCCCTGGATCCCTTCACCTCGCACGGCCAGGACGGGCTGATCGACGATACCGGCTACGTGATCAACGACCAAACCGTGGACGCCCTGGTGAAACAGGCCCTGTCCCACGCCGCCGCCGGCGCCGACGTGGTGGCCCCTTCCGACATGATGGACGGCCGCATCGGCGCCATCCGGCAGGCGCTCGAGGCCGAGGGCTTCGTCAACACCCGCATCCTCGCCTACTCGGCGAAGTATGCCTCCAGCTTCTACGGCCCGTTCCGCGACGCGGTGGGCTCGGCCGCGAATCTCGGCGGCGGCAACAAATACAGCTACCAGATGGACCCCGCCAACGGCGACGAAGCCCTGCGGGAAGTCGAACTGGACTTGCGGGAAGGTGCGGACATGGTCATGGTCAAGCCCGGCATGCCTTACCTGGACATCGTGCGGCGGGTGAAGGAGCGCTTCGGCGTACCCACCTATGCCTACCAGGTCAGCGGCGAGTACGCCATGCTGAAGGCCGCGGCGCAGAACGGCTGGCTGGACGAGCGCGCAGTCGTCCTGGAATCGCTGCTGGCCTTCAAGCGAGCCGGCGCCGACGGCATCCTCAGCTATTTCGCCAAGGACGTGGCGACTTGGCTGAAATGACCCGGCCCGACCGATACGCGGTGTTCGGGCACCCGATCAAGCACAGCCAATCGCCCCGCATCCACGCCCTGTTCGCCGCCCAGACCGGCCAGGACCTGGTCTATGCCGCCGAGGACGTACCGCCCGAACGGTTCGAATCCCGCGTCCGCGAGTTCTTCGGCAGCGGCGGCCGCGGCCTCAACTGCACCGTCCCGCTCAAGGAACTCGCCTGGCGACTCGCGGACAGCCGGAGCGACCGGGCGGAGCGGGCGGGCGCCGTCAATACGCTGGCATTGCGGGACGACGGCTCGGTGTTCGGCGACAACACCGACGGCATCGGCCTGCTTCGCGACCTGCGGGACAACCTCGGCCTGGACCTTGCGGGCGCCAAAGTCCTCGTGCTCGGCGCTGGCGGGGCGACGCGGGGAATCCTGGCGCCCCTGCTGGCGGAACGGCCGGCCCGGCTGGTCATCGCCAACCGCACCATCGCCACGGCGGAAACCCTGGCGGCGGAATTCGGCGACCTGGGCCCCGTCGAAGGCTGCGGCTTCGCCGATCTGGCCGGGCACCGCTTCGACCTGATCCTCAACGCCACCGCCGCCAGCCTGAGCGGCGAACTCCCGCCGCTCCCCGCCGACGCGCTCGCCCCCGGCGGCAGTTGCTACGACCTGGCTTACGCCTTCGAACCCACGCCCTTCGTGCGGTGGGGACGGGAAAAGCAGGCTAGCGTCAGCACCGACGGCATCGGCATGCTGGTGGAGCAGGCGGCCGAGGCCTTCCTGCTCTGGCGCGGCGTGCGCCCGGAAACGCGGCCAGTGATCGAAACCCTCGAAGCCGAGCGGCGAACCGTGAAGTGATCTGGCGGAGCGACACTCGAAGAAAAACCCGGCCGGGAACGCCTACTACTCCGTCAAAAGGTGGAGCTGTTCCATCCCCAGAAACTCCCGGCGGCATCGGTGAACTCGATGTAGACGCGCGTCGGCGCTATTCCAGCGAAATCCTCTAGCAGCGAGCACAAGGCCCGGGACAAGACCTTGGTCTTGCCAGCGGGGAGGCCGATGCTCTTCAGTTCCAGGAAAGCCGCCGGCTCATCCGTGCCGGCGAAAAGCATGGCCGGATTCGAGGTGAGCTCCACCATCACATAGCGTTCCGGCTTGCCCAGTTCGCTGGCTATTCTTTGGGAAGCCGCGGCCAGCAGCGCTTTCGACTTCTCGGGTTCGAGCCCGCGGCTCATCTGGATTTTCAGGTAAGGCATGGTGTTCTCCTGGTAGTTGGCTTCCGCCTCGGACGCGAACGGCCGCTTCAAGCCCCGATCGTCACCCGACACGCCGTATTCGGCGCACGCGATGCGTGCCGCTGACGCAGCCTATGGACCAATACCCCTATCATGCAAATACTGGTCCTTCAACCTGACATACCCATCGCGGGAATGAATCAGGAATTCGAGTTCGGAGTCCTTCAGGGGCCGCGCCTGCTTGGCGGGCGATCCGACATAGAGGAATCCGCTCTCCAAACGTTTGCCCGGCGGCACCAGGGTGCCGGCGCCGACCATGACATGGTCCTCGACGACCGCGCCGTCCATGACGATGGCGCCGATGCCGATCAGGCATAAATCGCCGATGGTGCAGCCGTGCAGCACGGCGCGGTGGCCCACGGTGACGCCGGCGCCGACGATCAGGGGGAATCCGGCCTCGTTGAAGGCGCTGGGCTGGGTGACGTGCAGCACGCTGCCGTCCTGGATGTTGGTGGCGGAGCCGATTTCGATGCGGTGCACGTCACCGCGGGCCACCACCATCGGCCAGATCGACACGTCGTCGCCCAGGCTCACGTCGCCCGCGACGAAGGCGCTTTCCGCGACGAATACGTTCCGGCCCAGTGCGGGGTGGATGCCATTGTAGCGCTGGATCGCCATTTTTCTCCTCTCTGTCGGTCGGCGTTCTGGCGAGGGCCGCCGGCCGCTATACTAGGCCCCACGCAGGAGGAGAGTCGCCATGCCCATCGCCGGTTTCATACTTTTCGGGGTGCTGATCCTGATCGCCTTGTACGTGATCCTGATCTACAACCGTCTCGTGCAACTCAAGCATGATACCGTAAAAGCCTGGGCCAACATCGACGTGCTCCTGGCCCAGCGCCACGACGAGTTGCCGAAGCTGGTGGAAACCTGCAAGCAGTACATGAAGCACGAGAAGGAGACCCTGGAACGGGTGATCCAGGCCCGCAGCGGCGTGTCCGCGGCGCGCGAACATCACGACGTCCGGGCCCTGGGCTCCGCCGAAGGCGAATTGCGGCAGGGACTCATGAGCCTTTTCGCCGTGGCGGAGAACTACCCGGAGCTCAAGGCGGACCAGTCGTTCCGGGCGCTGGAGCGACGCATCACCGAGCTGGAAAGCTCGATCGCCGACCGCCGCGAGTTCTACAACGACCACGTCAACGCCAACAACGTCCGGCTCGACCAGTTCCCCGACGTCATCATCGCCCGGCTGTTCGGCTTCAAGCCATTCGAGCTGCTGGAATTCTCGGATACCGACATCAGCAACCCGGACCTGCGCGCCCTGTTCGGCTGATGGGGCTGTCCGACTGGCTCGCGGCGGCCGCGGAGCGCGAAATCTGGCTGCTGGCGTGGTTGAGTATCGCGGCGGCGGCCTTGTGCCTGTGGCGGGGCTTCGGCCATCTGAGCCACGGCCGGGCGATCACCGACCGTCCGACTTCGCGCATCCGCTCGGCGGCCCAGGGCTACGTCGAGCTGGAAGGGCGTGCCCGAATGATGCCGGGCGAACCCATCGTCGCACCGCTGAGCGGAAAGCGCTGCGTCTGGTACCGCTACACCCTGGAACGCAAAGACCGGGAAAGCGGTGACTCGGACTGGCAAACCCTCGACGAGGGCGCCAGCACCGCCATCTTCGAGATCGAGGACGAAACCGGCCGCTGCGTCGTCGATCCGGAGGACGCCGAGGTGCTGGCGCCCATCCGTGTGAGCTGGCGCGGCCTTTACCCCCGGCCCGGCGGCCTGCCGCGCGGGCGCCGAAGTCTCTGGGACGTCCTGTGCCCGGCCGGTCCCTACCGCTATACCGAGTCCCGCATCCCCGAAGGCGAATGGCTTTTCGTTTCCGGCCAGTTCGCCGGCATCGGCGGCGGCGACTGCTCCCCGGAGGAAGAAACCCGAGACCTGCTGGCGGCCTGGAAACGGGACAAAGCGGCTTTGCTGCGGCGCTTCGACACGAACCGGGACGGCGACATCGACCTGGAGGAATGGGAGACGGCGCGGGAAGCGGCCCGTAACGAGGTCTTGCAGCGGCGCGGCACGGCGGCGCACCCGATCGAGCTCAACGT from Methylococcus geothermalis encodes:
- a CDS encoding MlaC/ttg2D family ABC transporter substrate-binding protein, which codes for MNAKAVLRYASCLQFVLLLCGASAASAYAEQLSPPQQVIQQTSNQLQSSLQKPEYKEDFRKATELVERIIDPHVDFERVSILVLGKYWKTATPDQRERFKKEFKTLLVRTYTTAFTEYSNWDIRYLPSQDVSAGKIMVRTEVLQEGAQPIAVNYRMVQTGSEWKVYDILIEGISLLQNYRTSFTNQVAQTGLEPLIKDLVQRNANAFKEPLAHKES
- the hemB gene encoding porphobilinogen synthase codes for the protein MLDTRPGPFPSIRPRRMRKDDFSRRLMRENRLTVDDLIYPLFVTEGTKVREPVASMPGVERLSVDLLLEEAAAALELGIPAVALFPVIAPDKKDQEASEAWNPEGLAQRAVRVLKARLPELGVITDVALDPFTSHGQDGLIDDTGYVINDQTVDALVKQALSHAAAGADVVAPSDMMDGRIGAIRQALEAEGFVNTRILAYSAKYASSFYGPFRDAVGSAANLGGGNKYSYQMDPANGDEALREVELDLREGADMVMVKPGMPYLDIVRRVKERFGVPTYAYQVSGEYAMLKAAAQNGWLDERAVVLESLLAFKRAGADGILSYFAKDVATWLK
- the aroE gene encoding shikimate dehydrogenase; this encodes MTRPDRYAVFGHPIKHSQSPRIHALFAAQTGQDLVYAAEDVPPERFESRVREFFGSGGRGLNCTVPLKELAWRLADSRSDRAERAGAVNTLALRDDGSVFGDNTDGIGLLRDLRDNLGLDLAGAKVLVLGAGGATRGILAPLLAERPARLVIANRTIATAETLAAEFGDLGPVEGCGFADLAGHRFDLILNATAASLSGELPPLPADALAPGGSCYDLAYAFEPTPFVRWGREKQASVSTDGIGMLVEQAAEAFLLWRGVRPETRPVIETLEAERRTVK
- a CDS encoding phenylpyruvate tautomerase MIF-related protein, whose translation is MKRPFASEAEANYQENTMPYLKIQMSRGLEPEKSKALLAAASQRIASELGKPERYVMVELTSNPAMLFAGTDEPAAFLELKSIGLPAGKTKVLSRALCSLLEDFAGIAPTRVYIEFTDAAGSFWGWNSSTF
- a CDS encoding gamma carbonic anhydrase family protein; translated protein: MAIQRYNGIHPALGRNVFVAESAFVAGDVSLGDDVSIWPMVVARGDVHRIEIGSATNIQDGSVLHVTQPSAFNEAGFPLIVGAGVTVGHRAVLHGCTIGDLCLIGIGAIVMDGAVVEDHVMVGAGTLVPPGKRLESGFLYVGSPAKQARPLKDSELEFLIHSRDGYVRLKDQYLHDRGIGP
- a CDS encoding LemA family protein, coding for MPIAGFILFGVLILIALYVILIYNRLVQLKHDTVKAWANIDVLLAQRHDELPKLVETCKQYMKHEKETLERVIQARSGVSAAREHHDVRALGSAEGELRQGLMSLFAVAENYPELKADQSFRALERRITELESSIADRREFYNDHVNANNVRLDQFPDVIIARLFGFKPFELLEFSDTDISNPDLRALFG
- a CDS encoding GIDE domain-containing protein — protein: MGLSDWLAAAAEREIWLLAWLSIAAAALCLWRGFGHLSHGRAITDRPTSRIRSAAQGYVELEGRARMMPGEPIVAPLSGKRCVWYRYTLERKDRESGDSDWQTLDEGASTAIFEIEDETGRCVVDPEDAEVLAPIRVSWRGLYPRPGGLPRGRRSLWDVLCPAGPYRYTESRIPEGEWLFVSGQFAGIGGGDCSPEEETRDLLAAWKRDKAALLRRFDTNRDGDIDLEEWETAREAARNEVLQRRGTAAHPIELNVLRKPRDGSRFLISALPQEHLARRHLWLGLAWLAGFLLAAGLGGAVSARLWTG